The genomic stretch cagtaCTGAAGGTCAAACTTGATGCCGCGAATCTCCAGCTCAAGCATTGTCCCAGTATTTGCCATTACACGCCGGAGAATTTTCACACCTTCGGCAGAGGCTTTTCTCAACTTCTGTACTGCCAAGTTGAAAAACACGCGGGTGCTTATGTTGCCTACACAAAGACAATCGATATCTGACAAGTCAGTCCACACACCCAGACCAAACGATCCCACTGGGATAAGAACAAGTTGCACTTTTGAGCGCGTTTCAGCGACTGCGGCAGtagcatcttcttcgatCAAAATCCTTTGAAGGAGATCGATTGCTTCCTTTCTCAGATTCGCTTCTGCGGTGGTAGGGAACTGGCCGCTGGAAACTAGACTGGCCTTCAACTCCTCGAAGTTACCCAAAGAAAGGGCAGCTTTATGGAGGTTGACTTGAAAGTTGGGGCTAGACTGTGCAAGATTTCCTTCTTCGCGAGGTGACAGCGTAAGAAGGCAGCGAATGCCCCAATGGTCGCTCGCAAAACTTTGAGAGGCGTTTCCAATTTCACTGACAGCCTGCTGACCGAACATGTTGAACCCATGAGGACGCAATTGCGCACATTTCTTGACCAATATTCTATCATATCTCTGTGGGTGGCTGTTGCCAACGCCACtggaagctgcagcaaggcCATTGGAGGTTGGATCAAAAGTAGCTCCTTGTTCGCCCTCATAGAGCCCCAAGCTTGATTCATGGCTGCCTGTCGTGCTTGAAGATTCTCCAGGCCCAACTCGAGTTATGAGCCATGAGTCTTGGAATCCAGCCTTTGCCACAATGGTATCAATTTCTTGAAGATATTCGAGACCCTTTCCCGAAATTTCACTCTTTTCCAGTCCTTCATCAATCGTGCGTGACGATGAGGCCAAGTTGAAGTCTCCGGCAATGACCCACGGACTCTGAGGGAAGGAGGATTTCAAATATTCGACAAGAGTTGATATCTCATCTCGTTTCGTATTGAGAGCAGTATCTGTTAAGCCCCTACTAAGATGACAGGCAGCTAGAACCAGTGGCGCTGGATCAGAGTCTGAAGTTTCGCTAATTTGTATTGTTGGAAGCGTGAGAATGGCAAACCCTTTGTGCCTTTTTGCGGCTGGTAGATACTTCCACTGGAAGGCAATTTTGCTGAGGACCACGAGATTCAGATGACTGGGTAGAGGGCcaatgccaagctgctggggaGATCCATGAGTAGAGAAAGGATACTGCTGTCTAATATTGCTGTCTGCTAGCAGAAAGCTGAGAAAGTGATCCGTTACCTCCTGAAGAACAAGGGTATCGGCTGAGGCGCGCCCAGAGAGAATATTGTTAACAAGTTCAGGATACCTAGTTGAACTGGGCGGCCAGTCGAACTCAGCCAAGACATTATAAGAGGCGACAACAAGGCGATCAGGTCGTTTCGTTTCATCGTATGTGTTCGTAGAATTGTCTTCAAGGGGCTTCCATGACGCGTTTATGCCATCATAGCGGAATGTATGTTGAGGAGATGGCAAAGAGCTATCCTGTGGTAAATCAGGGATTGCGGCCAAGGTCGCCGGATCGCGTACAAGAGACCTTGACGCCAGATCGATATAGCCCCAGAGCCTCATTGGCCGCGAAGCTGTCATCTTATTCGGAGAAACGGGATCGCGAACCAATATTGCGAGCCGGTGAGTGTTCCATGCCAGCGGCGTTACAAGCCGTGCTTTTTCAAGGAGGAATTGATGCCATGCTGCGTGAGTATCTTCACTCTGCGCAACTGTTAGATGAGGCTGGTATTCTCTGCCCTTGGGCCATCCAAGAAAGCGGTATATTCGGTCCCTCAGCTCTGAAAGACGTCTTTTCTCCTGCCCAGCCTTTGGGCAGATAAAGACTGTGCTGTGTCGGCGACGGGAAAAGACTCCAGCCTCTTCCAAGTTCATGGAGATGTCGTCGCCATCTGGCATCAGATCGAGCCCACTCAGAGCCTCAGCTGCATCGGAAAGGGCTTCTGGTTTCACAAATGGGTAGACGAGCGTGACATGCGGCGGCCATTTTGTGAACTTTTCGTCGTTGAGTGATCGCAGCGAGTTGACTGGGCCCCAAAGGTGAGGTGGAGGTATAAGACAGAGTGCAGTGTCGTGCGACTCTTCAAAAGTCTGCTCAGCGGGAGCATCCATTGGCAATTGATGTATT from Trichoderma atroviride chromosome 3, complete sequence encodes the following:
- a CDS encoding uncharacterized protein (EggNog:ENOG41~antiSMASH:Cluster_3.2), with the translated sequence MDAPAEQTFEESHDTALCLIPPPHLWGPVNSLRSLNDEKFTKWPPHVTLVYPFVKPEALSDAAEALSGLDLMPDGDDISMNLEEAGVFSRRRHSTVFICPKAGQEKRRLSELRDRIYRFLGWPKGREYQPHLTVAQSEDTHAAWHQFLLEKARLVTPLAWNTHRLAILVRDPVSPNKMTASRPMRLWGYIDLASRSLVRDPATLAAIPDLPQDSSLPSPQHTFRYDGINASWKPLEDNSTNTYDETKRPDRLVVASYNVLAEFDWPPSSTRYPELVNNILSGRASADTLVLQEVTDHFLSFLLADSNIRQQYPFSTHGSPQQLGIGPLPSHLNLVVLSKIAFQWKYLPAAKRHKGFAILTLPTIQISETSDSDPAPLVLAACHLSRGLTDTALNTKRDEISTLVEYLKSSFPQSPWVIAGDFNLASSSRTIDEGLEKSEISGKGLEYLQEIDTIVAKAGFQDSWLITRVGPGESSSTTGSHESSLGLYEGEQGATFDPTSNGLAAASSGVGNSHPQRYDRILVKKCAQLRPHGFNMFGQQAVSEIGNASQSFASDHWGIRCLLTLSPREEGNLAQSSPNFQVNLHKAALSLGNFEELKASLVSSGQFPTTAEANLRKEAIDLLQRILIEEDATAAVAETRSKVQLVLIPVGSFGLGVWTDLSDIDCLCVGNISTRVFFNLAVQKLRKASAEGVKILRRVMANTGTMLELEIRGIKFDLQYCAAAAIAQGYPDVLKRPSSDPVFALPLQTLAKLKPARDLFYLRRSIPDMTKYRVAHLFIKAWAQSRGLYAAKYGMLGGIHISSMLVPICKALANESEAVSTADILTTFFQHYSKFNWETGMVFDPFYHLGLKYHRTFREPLCLLGWHGPSLNAASTASISTVNALTSELVRAAALFHQQDVTWSRFLGLEQSATPLTLIEKGAADFLNSYRSYIKISARYWGSSQQKGRKYLGWLESRCISILVDISRKSPSLIPRMWPARFADEDPTNSTYDQTSELNACYLVGLKWDENVSDKSTTSLATAEGNVHVILQEFESRIQRDEKYFDTESCWMSASLSRRSSLGSVRLAPSQLYDYDAADSDLDEDVDSEELDESDSDISGANKDSRATKTDSSKPLLRAVKPPGAGKLRSAIDALNRIRWDVSMDSSDYLVGYEDRFIGAQEKALDSWKAEQTDEEFIPQHRILYFKRKSDGVIVWDRRSRVDTIFGSG